One genomic segment of Maridesulfovibrio bastinii DSM 16055 includes these proteins:
- a CDS encoding alpha/beta fold hydrolase has product MYKRFALWIAAAAMMLVLYKLPLKKGDFNSLESLETYTVKVNGVSLGYKIAGEGDHILLIMGYGYPMNFWDFNFIKLLSKNHRVIIFDNRGIGSSSSDSRSFSIDLFASDAYVLIRELGLKKVSVLGWSMGAVVAGKLAADYPESVNKLILYAGFIDQRPVLESLAEIKRIPSDEFEQKAFPVKWVANHPMAFDSFTISKPDFSSKAVSRQHSALAGWSGGKDLFKRIKTPALVVYGEDDWVVPAKQSLEIANLISGSWRAGFKGAGHWLMFQNPYGLVETIDNFLSVNQDLPNKKKN; this is encoded by the coding sequence ATGTACAAGCGATTTGCTTTATGGATAGCAGCTGCTGCCATGATGCTGGTGCTATACAAGCTGCCACTTAAGAAAGGAGATTTTAATTCATTAGAATCGCTGGAAACTTATACGGTTAAAGTTAACGGAGTCAGCTTAGGATATAAAATTGCTGGCGAAGGCGATCATATCCTTTTGATAATGGGATATGGATACCCTATGAATTTCTGGGATTTTAATTTTATTAAGCTGCTGTCTAAAAATCACCGTGTAATAATTTTTGATAATCGTGGGATAGGAAGCTCCTCCTCTGATTCAAGGTCTTTCTCAATCGATTTGTTTGCGTCCGATGCTTATGTACTTATACGAGAGCTGGGGCTAAAAAAAGTTTCAGTTTTAGGATGGTCAATGGGAGCGGTTGTCGCTGGGAAGCTGGCTGCTGATTATCCTGAGTCAGTAAATAAACTGATATTGTATGCTGGTTTTATTGATCAGAGACCTGTTCTGGAATCTTTAGCTGAAATTAAGAGAATTCCTTCTGATGAGTTTGAACAGAAAGCTTTTCCTGTCAAATGGGTTGCAAATCATCCTATGGCTTTTGATTCTTTTACTATTTCAAAACCTGATTTTAGCTCCAAAGCTGTTTCACGTCAGCATAGTGCTTTAGCAGGGTGGAGTGGCGGTAAAGATCTTTTCAAACGAATAAAAACTCCGGCACTGGTGGTTTACGGTGAGGATGATTGGGTTGTGCCTGCAAAGCAAAGTCTTGAAATTGCTAATCTGATCTCAGGCTCATGGCGCGCAGGCTTTAAAGGGGCAGGGCATTGGCTTATGTTTCAAAATCCATATGGTCTTGTTGAAACCATTGATAATTTTCTTTCGGTTAATCAGGATTTACCCAATAAAAAAAAGAATTAA
- a CDS encoding HD domain-containing phosphohydrolase has translation MHKVLFVDDEENILSSLRRQLRKVFEVHTDSSPESALEKLNNGERFAVVVSDYRMPGMNGVDFLGHVRKICPDSTRVMLTGYADLDNAIKAVNDGNVFRFLTKPCPEEKLLENLKEAVRQYELVTAKKILLEKTLKGSIELVTEITQLVHPDFGANANVVKRQTTYLAKKKQVKDLWRYEIAAMLCQLGSVILPETVLTKRISGDSFNPEELQLYEMHPMVAQGLISKLPRLEKVGAMVEYQMKGFDGSGIPRDGVEGEKIPLGGRILKIVLDYNKYLAREGSSQAAFKHLEDNYEKYDPELMYYFEGMLGVEARYVVKEVMISELLAGMIFYEDVVSDQGALLFRKSLEIDKSKIDRLNMYAKKIGINEPLKVLVPG, from the coding sequence ATGCACAAGGTTTTATTTGTTGATGATGAGGAAAATATCCTTTCTTCCCTGCGCAGACAGCTTAGAAAGGTTTTTGAAGTCCATACTGATAGCAGTCCTGAGAGTGCCCTCGAAAAGCTCAATAATGGAGAGAGGTTTGCTGTTGTCGTATCTGATTACCGCATGCCAGGAATGAATGGAGTTGATTTTCTTGGGCATGTCAGGAAAATATGTCCTGATAGTACCAGAGTTATGCTTACCGGTTATGCTGACCTTGATAATGCCATCAAAGCAGTTAACGATGGCAACGTTTTCCGGTTTCTCACAAAGCCTTGCCCTGAGGAAAAATTACTCGAAAATTTGAAAGAGGCTGTCAGACAATATGAGCTTGTTACTGCCAAAAAAATACTTCTGGAAAAAACACTAAAAGGCAGCATCGAACTCGTAACTGAAATAACCCAGCTTGTTCATCCCGATTTTGGAGCCAATGCTAATGTCGTTAAGCGTCAGACAACATATTTGGCCAAAAAAAAGCAGGTTAAGGATTTGTGGCGATATGAAATAGCAGCCATGCTCTGTCAGCTTGGATCAGTTATCCTGCCTGAAACTGTTCTTACAAAACGGATTAGCGGAGATTCCTTTAACCCGGAGGAGCTTCAACTGTATGAAATGCATCCTATGGTCGCTCAGGGATTAATTTCAAAATTGCCAAGACTGGAGAAAGTCGGTGCAATGGTTGAGTATCAAATGAAGGGGTTTGATGGGTCCGGTATTCCCCGTGATGGAGTAGAGGGAGAAAAGATTCCGCTCGGTGGAAGAATTTTAAAAATAGTTTTGGATTACAATAAATATCTTGCCAGAGAAGGTTCATCACAGGCTGCTTTTAAGCATCTTGAGGATAATTATGAAAAATATGATCCTGAGCTTATGTATTATTTTGAAGGTATGCTGGGAGTTGAAGCCAGATACGTCGTTAAGGAAGTAATGATAAGTGAACTATTGGCCGGTATGATCTTTTATGAAGATGTGGTCTCTGATCAGGGCGCTCTTTTGTTCCGCAAAAGTTTGGAAATAGATAAATCGAAAATTGATAGACTTAATATGTACGCCAAAAAAATCGGTATTAATGAACCACTCAAAGTACTTGTGCCCGGTTGA